Proteins from a single region of Deltaproteobacteria bacterium:
- a CDS encoding PHP domain-containing protein, protein MQWIDLHTHSNASDGALSPAELVAHAQQHGLEAVALTDHDTVDGLDEALQAGTELGLEVVPGLEISVGIGTSSMHLLGYFLNHHHPGLMEELLILQKSRAERNPQIVRKLNDLGMGISLKDLELASGGGQIGRLHIASVLKGKGYVNNFQEAFDLYLKKGQPAHVDKFRFDPETAFAMIHSAGGVSVVAHPFTLTTDRTELETWIRRFKTMGLSGIEAYYSDHTTDQTQFCRQLALKYDLVVTGGSDFHGANKPGIEVGVGRGSLRVPYSLLEKLKVEWSGRAHVA, encoded by the coding sequence ATGCAATGGATCGACCTTCACACACATAGCAACGCCTCCGACGGGGCACTGTCGCCGGCCGAGCTTGTAGCACACGCCCAGCAGCATGGTCTCGAAGCTGTGGCTCTGACGGATCACGACACCGTGGACGGCCTGGACGAAGCCCTGCAAGCCGGGACGGAACTTGGACTGGAAGTAGTGCCGGGACTCGAGATCAGCGTAGGAATAGGAACTAGTTCCATGCACTTGCTGGGATATTTCCTGAACCACCATCATCCGGGATTGATGGAAGAACTGCTCATCCTTCAAAAATCCCGGGCGGAACGCAACCCGCAGATCGTAAGGAAACTGAACGACCTGGGAATGGGCATCTCCCTGAAGGACCTGGAACTGGCCTCCGGTGGCGGCCAAATCGGCCGGCTTCACATTGCTTCCGTATTGAAAGGTAAAGGCTACGTTAATAACTTTCAGGAGGCGTTTGACTTGTATCTGAAAAAAGGCCAACCTGCCCACGTTGACAAGTTCCGCTTCGACCCGGAAACGGCCTTCGCCATGATCCACTCGGCGGGAGGCGTCTCCGTTGTGGCTCATCCTTTTACGCTGACAACGGATCGAACCGAATTGGAAACGTGGATCCGGCGCTTCAAGACCATGGGGCTGTCGGGCATCGAGGCGTATTACTCGGATCACACGACGGACCAGACCCAGTTCTGCCGACAATTGGCTCTTAAATACGATCTGGTCGTCACTGGAGGAAGTGACTTCCACGGCGCCAACAAACCGGGAATCGAAGTTGGAGTGGGTCGCGGAAGCCTTCGTGTGCCCTATAGTCTGCTGGAAAAACTCAAGGTGGAATGGTCCGGACGCGCCCACGTGGCTTGA
- a CDS encoding lytic murein transglycosylase — protein sequence MIRFVLIPSMVFLAAGVSVLAAPFDSLSRRLISDGFETAYIERVYSASSVQFDSKPVLTYFKIRESKLDYGQFLKPELVTRCKDYMSLHREVLSGIEKETGLPPSLLAALFMVETRLGAYTGRFQVLSVLSSLSASSDAEIMKTMYGQLEPSERERNGFDRFQQFCVRKSKWAYEELKAFLRHAAAEDIPPESIQGSLAGAFGIPQFIPSNVLRYGADGNGDGQVDLFSDSDALASAANILVGCGWKPGLNPEQRHEVLKCYNQSDVYARTVLELTRLIDEAGTPSK from the coding sequence ATGATTCGATTCGTCCTCATCCCATCGATGGTTTTTCTGGCCGCCGGCGTGTCGGTTTTGGCCGCGCCGTTTGATTCACTCTCCCGGCGCCTTATCAGCGACGGATTCGAGACGGCCTATATCGAACGGGTATACTCGGCCTCCTCCGTGCAGTTCGATTCCAAGCCGGTGCTCACGTATTTCAAGATTCGTGAATCCAAACTGGATTACGGCCAATTTCTCAAGCCCGAACTGGTAACCAGATGTAAGGACTACATGAGCCTTCATCGGGAGGTGTTGTCCGGTATAGAAAAAGAGACCGGACTCCCCCCTTCCCTGTTGGCTGCGTTGTTTATGGTCGAAACACGATTGGGCGCTTATACGGGCCGATTCCAGGTTTTGTCCGTTCTAAGCAGCCTATCCGCGTCTTCGGATGCCGAGATCATGAAAACCATGTATGGACAGCTCGAACCCTCCGAGCGCGAAAGAAACGGCTTCGATCGTTTTCAGCAATTTTGCGTTCGAAAATCGAAGTGGGCCTACGAGGAACTCAAGGCGTTTTTGAGACACGCCGCGGCCGAGGACATCCCGCCCGAATCCATCCAAGGCTCTCTCGCCGGCGCTTTCGGCATTCCGCAGTTCATTCCGTCGAACGTGCTGCGTTACGGCGCCGACGGGAACGGCGACGGTCAGGTGGACCTGTTTTCGGATTCCGATGCATTGGCCAGCGCGGCCAACATATTGGTTGGCTGCGGCTGGAAACCGGGCCTGAACCCGGAACAACGTCACGAAGTGCTCAAATGCTACAATCAAAGTGACGTGTACGCCCGCACGGTCCTCGAGCTGACCCGCCTGATCGACGAAGCCGGGACTCCGTCCAAATGA
- a CDS encoding MBL fold metallo-hydrolase, which produces MRITVLGSGTGLPSLRRASPGLLVEAGGLRILMDTGPGTLRQVLKAGVELREIDFLCFTHHHPDHTLDLLAFLFASNNPLIPERKRPFVVVGAHGMRAWLKKAVALYGSSVVPPADSMELLELDPASGETALSSGLTLAAAPMEHRPGSLGFRLRDAEGRVMAYSGDTDVCDSLVDLGRNAHVLVLECSMPDDAKAPGHLTPSLAGAVAHRANARSLVLTHFYPPCDEIDVAAHCRRHFKGEIIVAEDLLKIDV; this is translated from the coding sequence ATGCGCATTACCGTTTTGGGCTCCGGTACCGGGTTGCCGTCGCTCAGAAGAGCTTCTCCCGGCCTGCTGGTGGAAGCCGGAGGTCTTCGGATTCTGATGGATACGGGCCCGGGTACGCTCCGTCAAGTGCTCAAAGCGGGAGTAGAACTCCGAGAAATCGACTTCCTGTGCTTCACTCACCATCATCCGGACCACACCTTGGACCTCCTGGCGTTTTTGTTTGCCTCAAACAATCCCCTGATCCCGGAAAGAAAGCGACCGTTCGTCGTAGTCGGGGCCCACGGAATGCGAGCCTGGCTCAAGAAGGCCGTAGCTCTGTACGGGTCCTCGGTTGTACCGCCGGCAGACTCCATGGAACTCCTGGAACTGGACCCGGCTTCCGGCGAAACCGCCCTTTCGTCCGGGCTCACCCTGGCGGCCGCCCCGATGGAACATCGGCCCGGAAGTCTCGGATTCCGTTTGAGAGACGCGGAGGGCCGAGTCATGGCTTACAGCGGAGACACGGACGTCTGCGATTCTCTGGTGGACCTGGGCCGGAACGCGCATGTACTGGTGCTGGAGTGCTCGATGCCGGACGATGCGAAAGCGCCCGGCCACCTCACGCCCTCTCTGGCGGGAGCCGTTGCGCATCGCGCCAACGCGCGTTCCTTGGTCTTGACCCACTTCTACCCGCCCTGCGACGAGATTGACGTGGCGGCTCACTGCAGGAGACATTTCAAAGGGGAGATTATCGTGGCGGAGGATTTGTTGAAGATCGACGTGTAG
- a CDS encoding DUF2156 domain-containing protein produces the protein MTDIDRYPYWRPLDLNHGVALQKALRDSEPQSSELTFTNLFMWRIYYGLQISMQDETILLKAEPEDQPSFLLPTVGPPLDPVRLRDIVEALGPDGCIARADAAWIKRNPGLKGSFGTTADRDQFDYVYRTEDLISLSGRKFHRKKNHLNRFLKTYEFTYDELNPDMTDACLRLAEEWCQVRNCEEHPSLKGEERAIREALLHWSHLPFRGGAIFIDGRLEAFSLGEHLNSGTAVIHIEKANADYQGIYAALNQLFVQHAWSHTEFINREQDLGEPNIRKAKESYVPYRFIEKYRLIPK, from the coding sequence GTGACGGACATAGACCGCTACCCCTACTGGCGCCCGCTGGATTTGAATCATGGGGTCGCCCTGCAAAAGGCGCTGCGAGATTCTGAACCCCAATCCTCCGAGCTTACCTTCACCAATCTGTTCATGTGGAGGATCTACTATGGGTTACAGATATCAATGCAGGATGAAACCATTTTGCTGAAAGCGGAACCCGAAGATCAACCGTCCTTTCTTTTGCCGACCGTGGGGCCGCCGCTGGATCCTGTCCGGCTAAGGGATATTGTTGAAGCTTTGGGTCCGGACGGATGCATCGCTCGCGCGGACGCCGCCTGGATAAAACGAAATCCCGGACTGAAGGGCTCGTTCGGAACGACGGCCGACCGCGATCAATTCGACTATGTGTACCGAACCGAAGATCTGATTTCTCTATCCGGAAGAAAATTCCACCGAAAGAAGAACCACCTGAACCGGTTTCTAAAAACGTACGAATTTACGTACGATGAATTGAATCCCGACATGACCGACGCTTGCCTGCGGCTCGCGGAAGAATGGTGCCAGGTCCGCAATTGTGAAGAACATCCGAGTCTGAAAGGAGAAGAACGCGCCATTCGGGAAGCGCTCCTGCACTGGAGTCATCTGCCGTTTAGGGGAGGAGCCATCTTCATCGACGGCCGTCTGGAGGCCTTTTCCCTGGGCGAACACCTGAACTCCGGAACCGCCGTGATTCATATCGAGAAAGCCAATGCCGATTATCAGGGAATTTACGCCGCCCTTAATCAACTATTCGTGCAGCATGCGTGGTCGCACACGGAATTCATCAACCGGGAACAGGATCTTGGCGAACCGAACATACGAAAGGCCAAAGAATCCTACGTTCCTTATCGTTTTATCGAGAAATACCGTTTGATTCCCAAATAA